Proteins encoded together in one Micromonospora auratinigra window:
- a CDS encoding ABC transporter permease, producing MTNPNPVSGSPDKEPATEAQEARSEARATPAAPAADTERAVPATAGKRPTPAEEPRPSLGKLFLDNLWAANTVTVTVLAVLLAMLVGAVLIIVSDPEVLATYSYITARPADALNASWTVVSEAYANLFKGAIFDPDAVGFTAAMGPISETLTYTAPLVFTGLSVALAFRGGLFNIGAQGQATIGVILAAVAGFALPLPPGVHLLVALIAGAAGGALWGFVPGILKARTGAHEVINTIMLNYVAVYFLSWIIVQAGVQNPNRSDAISKPVDSSAQLPRLLGDNLRVHAGILLAVLATWFIAWLLNRSTLGFELRAVGANPDAARTAGISVTKTYVLVMVIAGLLAGLGGSNMVLGSTANALTPLVIAQIGFDGILVALLGRVKPWGVLLAALLFGALQAGGNRMQSYSGISLELVTVLQALIVIFIAAPALVKAIFQLRAARAARLQTSLAKGW from the coding sequence ATGACGAACCCGAACCCGGTCTCGGGCTCCCCGGACAAGGAGCCGGCGACCGAGGCGCAGGAGGCGCGCAGCGAGGCCCGGGCGACCCCGGCCGCGCCCGCCGCCGACACCGAGCGCGCGGTGCCCGCCACCGCCGGAAAGCGGCCCACCCCCGCCGAGGAGCCCCGCCCCTCGCTGGGCAAGCTCTTCCTGGACAACCTCTGGGCGGCCAACACGGTCACCGTCACCGTGCTCGCGGTGCTGCTGGCGATGCTGGTCGGCGCGGTGCTGATCATCGTCTCCGACCCGGAGGTGCTGGCCACCTACAGCTACATCACCGCCCGGCCGGCGGACGCGCTCAACGCGAGCTGGACGGTGGTCAGCGAGGCGTACGCGAACCTGTTCAAGGGTGCGATCTTCGACCCGGACGCGGTCGGGTTCACCGCCGCGATGGGCCCGATCTCGGAGACGCTCACCTACACCGCGCCGCTGGTCTTCACCGGCCTGTCGGTGGCGCTGGCGTTCCGCGGCGGCCTGTTCAACATCGGCGCCCAGGGCCAGGCCACCATCGGTGTCATCCTCGCCGCCGTCGCCGGCTTCGCGCTGCCGCTGCCGCCCGGGGTGCACCTGCTCGTCGCGCTGATCGCCGGTGCCGCCGGTGGCGCGCTCTGGGGCTTCGTGCCCGGCATCCTGAAGGCCCGCACCGGCGCGCACGAGGTGATCAACACGATCATGCTCAACTACGTCGCGGTCTACTTCCTGTCCTGGATCATCGTGCAGGCCGGGGTGCAGAACCCGAACCGGTCCGACGCGATCAGCAAGCCGGTCGACTCGTCCGCCCAGCTGCCCCGGCTGCTCGGCGACAACCTGCGGGTGCACGCCGGCATCCTGCTCGCCGTGCTGGCCACCTGGTTCATCGCCTGGCTGCTGAACCGCTCGACGCTCGGCTTCGAGCTGCGCGCGGTCGGCGCCAACCCGGACGCCGCCCGGACCGCCGGCATCAGCGTCACCAAGACGTACGTGCTGGTGATGGTGATCGCCGGCCTGCTGGCCGGGCTCGGCGGGTCGAACATGGTGCTCGGCTCGACCGCGAACGCGCTGACCCCGCTGGTGATCGCCCAGATCGGCTTCGACGGCATCCTGGTCGCCCTGCTCGGGCGGGTGAAGCCGTGGGGCGTACTGCTGGCGGCGCTGCTCTTCGGCGCGCTCCAGGCCGGCGGCAACCGGATGCAGTCGTACTCCGGGATCTCGCTGGAGCTGGTGACCGTGCTCCAGGCGCTCATCGTCATCTTCATCGCCGCGCCGGCCCTGGTGAAGGCGATCTTCCAGCTCCGGGCGGCCCGCGCGGCCCGGTTGCAGACGAGCCTCGCGAAGGGCTGGTGA
- a CDS encoding ABC transporter permease — protein sequence MSTTAVPEVAVTAVDEGFWTRARKSGAVLLALGVLAAVLFGALATDQQARFTLSETEGGAALEINGTVGAILFGIIAAAAGAALLAGVPKRWFTLVLGVGLVGFVLSFLCWQVSAAPEGRNFMPLVNVVRGTFVLALPLIFGALAGVLCERSGVVNVAIEGQLLMGAFSGALFGSISGSVWVGLVAAAIGGAFISLLLAVFAIRYLVDQVVMGIVLNLLAVGITGFLYERLMQTDAQKYNSAPRFSNWEIPLLKDIPLIGPALFRGNIFLYLGLLLVLVIHIALFRTRWGLRTRSVGEHPTAADTLGVKVLRLRYRNVIMAGLVAGVGGASYTLALYSFTKNMIGGKGFIALAALIFGRWSPTGALLAALFFGFADQLATYLGAIGSSIPSQFLAMLPYLATMLAVAGLVGKVRAPAADGKPYIKG from the coding sequence ATGTCCACCACCGCTGTCCCCGAGGTCGCCGTGACCGCGGTCGACGAGGGTTTCTGGACGCGGGCCCGCAAGAGCGGGGCCGTGCTGCTGGCGCTGGGCGTGCTCGCGGCGGTCCTGTTCGGCGCGCTCGCCACCGACCAGCAGGCCCGCTTCACGCTCAGCGAGACCGAGGGCGGGGCCGCCCTGGAGATCAACGGCACGGTCGGCGCGATCCTGTTCGGGATCATCGCGGCGGCGGCCGGCGCGGCCCTGCTCGCCGGGGTGCCGAAGCGCTGGTTCACGCTGGTGCTCGGTGTCGGGCTGGTCGGTTTCGTGCTCAGTTTCCTCTGCTGGCAGGTCTCCGCCGCCCCCGAGGGTCGCAACTTCATGCCGCTGGTCAACGTCGTGCGGGGCACCTTCGTGCTGGCCCTGCCGCTGATCTTCGGCGCGCTGGCCGGTGTGCTCTGCGAGCGCTCCGGCGTGGTGAACGTGGCGATCGAGGGGCAGCTGCTGATGGGCGCCTTCTCCGGCGCGCTCTTCGGCAGCATCTCCGGCAGCGTCTGGGTCGGCCTGGTGGCGGCCGCGATCGGCGGCGCGTTCATCTCGCTGCTGCTGGCCGTCTTCGCCATCCGCTACCTGGTCGACCAGGTGGTCATGGGCATCGTGCTCAACCTGCTGGCGGTCGGCATCACCGGCTTCCTCTACGAGCGGCTGATGCAGACCGACGCGCAGAAGTACAACAGCGCGCCCCGGTTCAGCAACTGGGAGATCCCGCTGCTCAAGGACATCCCGCTGATCGGTCCGGCGCTGTTCCGGGGCAACATCTTCCTCTACCTGGGCCTGCTGCTGGTGCTGGTGATCCACATCGCGCTGTTCCGGACCCGGTGGGGGCTGCGGACCCGCTCGGTGGGTGAGCACCCGACCGCCGCCGACACCCTCGGCGTGAAGGTGCTGCGGCTGCGCTACCGCAACGTCATCATGGCCGGCCTGGTGGCCGGGGTCGGCGGTGCCTCGTACACGCTGGCGCTCTACTCGTTCACCAAGAACATGATCGGCGGCAAGGGCTTCATCGCGCTGGCCGCGCTGATCTTCGGCCGGTGGAGCCCGACCGGCGCGCTGCTGGCCGCGCTCTTCTTCGGCTTCGCCGACCAGCTCGCCACCTACCTGGGGGCGATCGGCAGCAGCATCCCCAGCCAGTTCCTGGCGATGCTGCCCTACCTGGCGACGATGCTGGCGGTGGCCGGGCTGGTCGGCAAGGTCCGGGCGCCGGCCGCCGACGGCAAGCCGTACATCAAGGGCTGA
- a CDS encoding cytidine deaminase, translated as MGDVMEIDWERLRAAATEVMRHAYVPYSKFPVGAAALVDDGRVVVGCNVENAAYGVVLCAECGVVSSLHATGGGRIVALSCVDATGEPLMPCGRCRQLLWEQGGPECLIEAKGGPLRMAELLPHAFDVKDIEAVTGEHPVPVVPDRLASWRGRGTVFVHPDLSAGQQVWTAYWERSAGDTEGAETGVLEEGPTWGDPAEAITWGLARTPRVVVVDASGTIFWAGEGEPPLEIPVRWG; from the coding sequence ATGGGGGACGTGATGGAGATCGACTGGGAGCGGCTGCGGGCCGCCGCCACCGAGGTCATGCGGCATGCGTACGTGCCCTACTCGAAGTTCCCGGTCGGGGCGGCCGCCCTGGTCGACGACGGCCGGGTGGTGGTCGGCTGCAACGTGGAGAACGCCGCGTACGGCGTGGTGCTCTGCGCCGAGTGCGGGGTGGTCTCGTCGCTGCACGCCACCGGCGGCGGCCGGATCGTCGCGCTCTCCTGCGTCGACGCCACCGGTGAGCCGCTGATGCCCTGCGGCCGCTGCCGGCAGCTGCTCTGGGAGCAGGGCGGCCCGGAGTGCCTGATCGAGGCCAAGGGCGGCCCGCTGCGGATGGCCGAGCTGCTGCCGCACGCCTTCGACGTCAAGGACATCGAGGCGGTGACCGGGGAGCACCCGGTGCCGGTGGTGCCGGACCGGCTGGCCTCCTGGCGGGGGCGGGGCACCGTCTTCGTGCACCCCGACCTCTCGGCCGGTCAGCAGGTCTGGACGGCCTACTGGGAGCGTTCGGCCGGGGACACCGAGGGCGCCGAGACCGGCGTGCTGGAGGAGGGCCCGACCTGGGGCGACCCGGCGGAGGCGATCACCTGGGGGCTGGCGCGGACGCCGCGCGTGGTGGTGGTGGACGCGTCGGGCACCATCTTCTGGGCAGGTGAGGGCGAGCCTCCGTTGGAGATCCCGGTGCGCTGGGGTTGA
- a CDS encoding thymidine phosphorylase, translated as MSAFTAVDVIRAKRDGGVLSDGQIDWMVDAYTKGLVADEQMSALAMAILLRGMTGPEIARWTAAMIASGERLDLSPVSRPTVDKHSTGGVGDKITLPLTPLVAACGAAVPQLSGRGLGHTGGTLDKLESIPGWRAALSNDEFIAQLRDVGAVICAAGAGLAPADRKLYALRDVTGTVEAIPLIASSIMSKKIAEGTGALVLDVKVGSGAFMKNVDDARELARTMVELGKAHDVRTVALLTDMSTPLGLTVGNAVEVTESVEVLAGGGPADVVELTLALAREMLTAAGLPDADPEAALRDGRAMDAWRSMIRAQGGDPDAPMPAANEVEVVCATDDGYVAEVDAYAIGVAAWRLGAGRARKEDPVSIPAGVVLHKRPGDRVRVGEPLYELRAEHAERIPAALAEAERAVRIAPDAPTTTPLVIERIG; from the coding sequence GTGAGTGCTTTCACGGCGGTTGACGTCATCCGGGCGAAGCGCGACGGGGGTGTGCTGAGCGACGGGCAGATCGACTGGATGGTCGACGCGTACACCAAGGGGTTGGTGGCCGACGAGCAGATGTCGGCGCTGGCCATGGCGATCCTGCTGCGCGGTATGACCGGTCCGGAGATCGCCCGGTGGACCGCCGCGATGATCGCCAGCGGGGAGCGGCTGGACCTCTCGCCGGTGTCCCGGCCGACCGTCGACAAGCACTCCACCGGCGGCGTCGGTGACAAGATCACCCTGCCGCTGACCCCGCTGGTGGCCGCCTGCGGCGCGGCGGTGCCGCAGCTGAGCGGCCGGGGCCTCGGGCACACCGGCGGCACGCTGGACAAGCTGGAGTCCATCCCCGGCTGGCGGGCGGCGCTGAGCAACGACGAGTTCATCGCCCAGCTCCGCGACGTGGGGGCGGTGATCTGCGCGGCCGGCGCGGGGCTGGCCCCGGCCGACCGCAAGCTGTACGCGCTGCGCGACGTCACCGGCACCGTCGAGGCGATCCCGCTGATCGCCAGCTCGATCATGAGCAAGAAGATCGCCGAGGGCACCGGCGCGCTGGTGCTCGACGTGAAGGTCGGGTCCGGCGCGTTCATGAAGAACGTCGACGACGCCCGCGAGCTGGCCCGGACCATGGTCGAGCTGGGCAAGGCGCACGACGTCCGGACGGTCGCGCTGCTCACCGACATGTCCACCCCGCTCGGCCTGACCGTCGGCAACGCGGTCGAGGTGACCGAGTCGGTCGAGGTGCTGGCCGGTGGCGGCCCCGCCGACGTGGTGGAGCTGACCCTGGCGCTGGCCCGGGAGATGCTGACCGCGGCCGGCCTGCCGGACGCCGACCCGGAGGCGGCGCTGCGCGACGGCCGGGCGATGGACGCCTGGCGGTCGATGATCCGGGCGCAGGGCGGCGACCCGGACGCCCCGATGCCGGCCGCCAACGAGGTCGAGGTGGTCTGCGCGACCGACGACGGCTACGTCGCCGAGGTCGACGCGTACGCGATCGGGGTGGCGGCCTGGCGGCTGGGCGCCGGCCGGGCGCGCAAGGAGGACCCGGTGAGCATCCCGGCGGGCGTGGTGCTGCACAAGCGCCCCGGTGACCGGGTCCGGGTCGGCGAGCCGCTGTACGAGCTGCGCGCCGAGCACGCCGAGCGGATTCCCGCCGCGCTCGCCGAGGCGGAGCGGGCGGTCCGGATCGCGCCGGACGCCCCGACCACGACCCCGCTCGTCATCGAGCGGATCGGCTGA
- a CDS encoding DUF4272 domain-containing protein — translation MRVSAPDPRAVREASLDELSRLGLPLPPPQFPLVWEPGDEIELRPTAEIEARIAVLHVILARCFGMPAQAAMSWLLESHLVEMVTPPEWQFVMGGKGDHRSFVLHHDALFSLSWVLGLAKELDPTVPVDARLVERMPNLVAGETFGQWRARILAAPQHPADAAALLDLHYCLDWAYLETEEAGRALPGLVDANAIGQRRWALEWAVVLRGPYHDEPPGWEEVDLST, via the coding sequence GTGCGCGTATCCGCCCCCGACCCCCGGGCCGTCCGTGAGGCGAGCCTCGACGAGCTGTCCCGGCTGGGCCTGCCGTTGCCGCCACCGCAGTTTCCGCTGGTCTGGGAGCCGGGCGACGAGATCGAGTTGCGGCCGACGGCCGAGATCGAGGCCCGGATCGCCGTGCTGCACGTGATCCTGGCGCGCTGCTTCGGCATGCCGGCGCAGGCGGCGATGAGCTGGCTGCTGGAGTCCCACCTGGTGGAGATGGTGACCCCGCCGGAGTGGCAGTTCGTGATGGGCGGCAAGGGCGACCACCGGTCCTTCGTGCTGCACCACGACGCGCTCTTCTCGCTGTCCTGGGTGCTCGGGCTGGCCAAGGAGCTGGACCCGACGGTGCCGGTGGACGCGCGGCTGGTGGAGCGGATGCCCAACCTGGTCGCGGGGGAGACCTTCGGCCAGTGGCGGGCCCGGATCCTGGCCGCCCCGCAGCACCCGGCCGACGCCGCCGCCCTGCTCGACCTGCACTACTGCCTCGACTGGGCCTACCTGGAGACCGAGGAGGCGGGCCGGGCGCTGCCCGGGCTGGTGGACGCCAACGCCATCGGGCAGCGCCGGTGGGCGCTGGAGTGGGCCGTGGTGCTGCGCGGGCCGTACCACGACGAGCCGCCCGGCTGGGAAGAGGTCGACCTCTCCACCTAG
- a CDS encoding helix-turn-helix domain-containing protein translates to MPGGRLSVQERQQIALGLADSLPYAEIARRLDRPTSTVTREVLRNGGPTAYRAELAHRATERRARRRRPATTTGAPATPQPAGRDAEAVAELADSLTTVLMTSGLPKMAARVLTCLFTTDAGSLSAAQLAQQLRVSPASVSKAISFLEGQSLVRRERDERRRDRYVVDDELFYQATVASARANDQLVETARRGVAVLGPDTPAAHRLENIARFLDYISESIIRAADQAREVLRTRPPA, encoded by the coding sequence ATGCCGGGAGGCAGGCTCAGCGTGCAGGAGCGCCAGCAGATCGCCCTGGGGCTGGCCGACAGCCTCCCCTACGCCGAGATCGCCCGCCGCCTCGACCGTCCGACCTCGACGGTCACCCGGGAAGTGCTGCGCAACGGCGGCCCCACCGCGTACCGCGCCGAGCTGGCCCACCGGGCCACCGAACGCCGTGCCCGCCGACGCCGGCCCGCCACCACCACCGGAGCGCCGGCCACCCCCCAACCGGCCGGGCGTGACGCCGAGGCGGTGGCCGAGTTGGCGGACAGTCTCACCACCGTCCTGATGACCTCCGGCCTGCCGAAAATGGCCGCCCGGGTGCTGACCTGCCTCTTCACCACCGACGCGGGCAGCCTCAGCGCGGCGCAGCTGGCCCAGCAGCTCCGGGTCAGCCCGGCGTCCGTCTCCAAGGCGATCAGCTTCCTGGAGGGCCAGAGCCTGGTCCGCCGGGAACGCGACGAACGCCGCCGCGACCGCTACGTCGTCGACGACGAGCTGTTCTACCAGGCGACCGTCGCCAGCGCCCGGGCCAACGACCAGCTCGTCGAGACCGCTCGGCGGGGCGTCGCCGTCCTCGGCCCGGACACGCCCGCCGCGCACCGGCTGGAGAACATCGCCCGCTTCCTCGACTACATCAGCGAGAGCATCATCCGGGCCGCCGACCAGGCCCGCGAGGTCCTGCGCACGCGGCCACCGGCCTGA
- a CDS encoding DUF4097 family beta strand repeat-containing protein: MRKFDTPGPITAVLDVPAGRVQVIAADRADTTVEVRPGDAGKAGDVRAADRTTVEYADGVLRIHAGQPNRLLGPTGALEITVQLPAGSRVEVKAAGIELRGVGRLGDVAVDGAYRQIKIDEAGPVRLSAIDGDVEVGRLTGPAQISTARGDIRITEAVRGTVVLRTGSGDISVGAAAGVSAALDAGTGHGRVSNALRNDGTTGLDIHATTDRGDIVARSL; encoded by the coding sequence ATGCGGAAGTTCGACACCCCCGGCCCGATCACCGCCGTCCTGGACGTCCCCGCCGGGCGGGTCCAGGTCATCGCCGCGGATCGCGCCGACACCACCGTCGAGGTGCGGCCCGGTGACGCCGGCAAGGCCGGCGACGTGCGGGCCGCCGACCGGACCACCGTCGAGTACGCCGACGGCGTGCTGCGGATCCACGCCGGACAGCCGAACCGGCTCCTCGGCCCCACCGGAGCTCTGGAGATCACCGTCCAGCTGCCGGCCGGCTCCCGGGTCGAGGTGAAGGCCGCCGGCATCGAGTTGCGCGGCGTGGGCCGCCTCGGTGACGTCGCCGTCGACGGGGCGTACCGCCAGATCAAGATCGACGAGGCCGGGCCGGTGCGGCTCTCCGCGATCGACGGTGACGTCGAGGTCGGCCGGCTCACCGGGCCGGCGCAGATCAGCACCGCCCGGGGCGACATCCGGATCACCGAGGCGGTACGCGGCACGGTCGTGCTGCGTACCGGGTCCGGCGACATCTCGGTCGGCGCCGCCGCCGGGGTCTCGGCCGCCCTGGACGCCGGCACCGGTCACGGCCGGGTCAGCAACGCCCTGCGCAACGACGGCACCACCGGGCTCGACATCCACGCCACCACCGACCGCGGCGACATCGTCGCCCGCAGCCTCTAG
- a CDS encoding alpha/beta fold hydrolase, giving the protein MTKNDTSATGSRWSGLVPVEDTALAVTDTGGPGVPVVYLNGQFATQGYWRRVIADLGPGWRHLTYDERARGRSKRSADYSFAAAVRDVDAVLAARGVDRALVAGWSYGAVVAAHWAQRNPHRAIGAVLVDGAFPYDWLDEAMEQRIRKLFRRLNLVLPLLRPTGLAPRMSAAQQAESNIELGRLSRVRELGPVLDAITVPTRYVVASGVSFGSHGDEQERIRTSLDAVTAGNPNIKVSAKVASNHGALLKKDYAAITAAVREVAGLDPAGRG; this is encoded by the coding sequence ATGACGAAGAACGACACGTCCGCGACCGGCTCGCGCTGGAGCGGCCTGGTGCCGGTCGAGGACACTGCGCTGGCCGTCACCGACACCGGCGGGCCGGGCGTCCCGGTGGTCTACCTCAACGGCCAGTTCGCCACCCAGGGGTACTGGCGACGGGTGATCGCCGACCTCGGGCCGGGCTGGCGGCACCTCACCTACGACGAGCGGGCCCGGGGCCGGTCGAAGCGGTCGGCGGACTACTCCTTCGCGGCGGCCGTCCGCGACGTCGACGCCGTGCTCGCCGCCCGGGGCGTGGACCGGGCGCTGGTGGCCGGCTGGTCCTACGGCGCGGTCGTCGCCGCGCACTGGGCGCAGCGCAACCCGCACCGGGCCATCGGCGCGGTCCTGGTCGACGGCGCGTTCCCGTACGACTGGCTGGACGAGGCCATGGAGCAGCGGATCCGCAAGCTGTTCCGCCGGCTGAACCTCGTCCTGCCGCTGCTGCGCCCGACCGGCCTGGCACCCCGGATGAGCGCCGCCCAGCAGGCCGAGAGCAACATCGAACTCGGCCGGCTGTCCCGGGTGCGCGAGCTGGGCCCGGTGCTGGACGCGATCACCGTCCCGACCCGGTACGTGGTGGCCTCGGGGGTCTCCTTCGGTAGCCACGGCGACGAGCAGGAACGCATCCGCACCAGCCTGGACGCGGTGACCGCCGGCAACCCGAACATCAAGGTCAGCGCGAAGGTGGCCAGTAACCACGGCGCGCTGCTCAAGAAGGACTACGCCGCGATCACCGCGGCCGTCCGCGAGGTCGCCGGGCTCGACCCGGCGGGTCGTGGCTGA
- a CDS encoding putative RNA methyltransferase, which yields MDARIVTRLRCPVCTEPLAGATAGTAHTLRCPRRHSFDIARQGYVNLLAGRAPHSGDSAAMVAARADFLAAGHYDTVAAALADAAREVVSGAGAGGDAYPLVVEPGAGTGHYLATVLAALPDAAGLALDVSKPALRRAARAHPRAAAALADTWQRLPLADGSTTVLLNVFAPRNGPEFHRVLDPAGALLVVTPAADHLTELVDALDLLRVDPAKADRVADSLGRRFTEESTGVHRARLRLTRAEVSALVGMGPSAWHTDPERLAGRIGALPEPVPVTLAVRLGVHRPRPPA from the coding sequence ATGGACGCCCGCATCGTGACCCGGCTGCGCTGTCCGGTCTGCACCGAGCCGCTGGCCGGGGCCACGGCCGGCACCGCGCACACGCTGCGCTGCCCGCGCCGGCACAGCTTCGACATCGCCCGCCAGGGGTACGTGAACCTGCTCGCCGGCCGGGCCCCGCACAGCGGGGACAGCGCCGCGATGGTGGCCGCCCGCGCCGACTTCCTCGCCGCCGGGCACTACGACACCGTGGCCGCCGCGCTGGCCGACGCCGCCCGCGAGGTGGTGTCCGGCGCCGGGGCGGGCGGTGACGCGTACCCCCTGGTGGTGGAGCCCGGCGCCGGCACGGGCCATTACCTCGCCACGGTGCTGGCGGCGCTGCCGGACGCCGCCGGCCTCGCCCTGGACGTCTCCAAGCCGGCGCTGCGCCGCGCCGCCCGCGCGCACCCCCGGGCGGCGGCGGCGCTCGCCGACACCTGGCAGCGGCTGCCGCTGGCCGACGGCTCCACCACCGTGCTGCTGAACGTCTTCGCGCCGCGCAACGGGCCGGAGTTCCACCGGGTGCTCGACCCGGCGGGGGCGCTGCTGGTGGTCACCCCCGCCGCCGACCACCTGACCGAGCTGGTCGACGCGCTCGACCTGCTCCGGGTGGACCCGGCCAAGGCCGACCGGGTCGCCGACAGCCTGGGCCGGCGCTTCACCGAGGAGTCGACGGGCGTGCACCGGGCCCGGCTGCGGCTCACCCGCGCCGAGGTCTCCGCCCTGGTCGGCATGGGCCCGAGCGCCTGGCACACCGACCCGGAGCGGCTCGCCGGGCGGATCGGGGCGCTGCCCGAGCCGGTGCCGGTGACCCTCGCCGTCCGGCTCGGCGTGCACCGGCCGCGCCCACCTGCCTGA
- a CDS encoding MarR family winged helix-turn-helix transcriptional regulator — protein MRRLLDLELARELMQDAGLSEPDYDVLSDLSETPDQRLRLSELADRMLWSRSRLSHHLSRMQHRGLVTREECAADGRGSIVTLTPAGRRALEAAAPGHVAAVRRHLVDLLTPEEIEALGALTHRVVGRLARRPGREG, from the coding sequence ATGCGCCGCCTGCTCGACCTGGAGCTGGCCCGGGAGCTGATGCAGGACGCCGGCCTCTCCGAGCCGGACTACGACGTCCTCTCCGACCTCTCCGAGACCCCCGACCAGCGGCTACGGCTCAGCGAGCTGGCCGACCGGATGCTCTGGTCCCGCAGCCGGCTCTCCCACCACCTGTCCCGGATGCAGCACCGTGGCCTGGTCACCCGGGAGGAGTGCGCGGCCGACGGCCGGGGCTCGATCGTCACGCTGACCCCGGCCGGCCGGCGCGCCCTCGAAGCCGCCGCGCCCGGCCACGTCGCCGCGGTCCGCCGGCATCTCGTCGACCTGCTCACCCCCGAGGAGATCGAGGCGCTCGGCGCGCTGACCCACCGGGTGGTCGGCCGGCTCGCCCGCCGTCCCGGGCGGGAGGGCTGA
- a CDS encoding PPOX class F420-dependent oxidoreductase, with protein sequence MSTNLWELFGARGRGVLVTLRRDGRPQLSNVDYLAEPGLLRCSTTDGRAKVRNLRRDPRASFHVSTPDGGAYAVAEGTVTLTPPATATDDATVEELVEVYRRIRGEHPDWADYRAAMVADGRLVIRLAVERVYGWRP encoded by the coding sequence ATGTCAACCAACCTGTGGGAGCTGTTCGGCGCACGGGGGCGCGGCGTGCTGGTCACCCTGCGCCGCGACGGCCGACCGCAGCTGTCCAACGTCGACTATCTGGCCGAGCCGGGCCTGCTCCGCTGCTCGACCACCGACGGCCGGGCCAAGGTGCGCAACCTGCGCCGCGACCCGCGGGCCAGCTTCCACGTGAGCACCCCGGACGGCGGGGCGTACGCGGTGGCCGAGGGCACCGTCACGCTCACCCCACCGGCGACGGCCACCGATGACGCCACGGTCGAGGAGCTGGTCGAGGTCTACCGGCGCATCCGGGGGGAGCACCCCGACTGGGCGGACTACCGGGCGGCCATGGTGGCGGACGGCCGGCTGGTGATCCGCCTCGCCGTCGAGCGGGTCTACGGCTGGCGACCCTGA
- a CDS encoding adenosine deaminase gives MVAISYEDIVKVPKALLHDHLDGGLRPATIVELAAEAGHELPTTDPEALGRWFAEAANSGSLERYLETFAHTVAVMQTAPALRRVARECALDLAADGVVYAEVRFAPEQHLEQNLTLDEVVEAVVAGFVEGSAQAAEAGNPIRVGTLLTAMRHAARSQEIAELAVRHRDTGVVGFDIAGAEAGFPPTRHLDAFEYLQRENFHFTIHAGEAFGLPSIWQAIQWCGADRLGHGVRIVDDITPGESPVLGRLAAYVRDKRIPLELCPSSNVQTGAAASIADHPIGLLRDLRFRVTVNTDNRLMSGTSMSREMALLVDAFGYGWKELQWFTINAMKSAFIPFDERLRIIDEVIKPAYAKLLG, from the coding sequence ATGGTCGCAATCTCGTACGAGGACATCGTCAAGGTCCCGAAGGCGCTGCTGCACGATCACCTCGACGGCGGCCTGCGGCCCGCGACGATCGTCGAGCTGGCCGCCGAGGCCGGCCACGAACTGCCCACCACCGACCCGGAGGCGCTCGGCCGCTGGTTCGCCGAGGCGGCGAACTCCGGCTCGCTGGAGCGCTACCTGGAGACCTTCGCGCACACGGTGGCGGTCATGCAGACCGCGCCGGCGCTGCGCCGGGTCGCCCGCGAGTGCGCGCTCGACCTGGCCGCCGACGGCGTGGTCTACGCCGAGGTCCGGTTCGCCCCCGAGCAGCACCTGGAGCAGAACCTCACCCTGGACGAGGTGGTCGAGGCGGTGGTGGCGGGCTTCGTCGAGGGCAGCGCGCAGGCCGCCGAGGCCGGCAACCCGATCCGGGTCGGCACCCTGCTGACCGCGATGCGGCACGCCGCCCGGTCCCAGGAGATCGCCGAGCTGGCCGTCCGGCACCGGGACACCGGGGTGGTCGGCTTCGACATCGCCGGCGCGGAGGCCGGCTTCCCGCCCACCCGGCACCTGGACGCCTTCGAGTACCTCCAGCGGGAGAACTTCCACTTCACCATCCACGCCGGCGAGGCGTTCGGGTTGCCGTCGATCTGGCAGGCGATCCAGTGGTGCGGCGCCGACCGGCTGGGCCACGGCGTACGCATCGTCGACGACATCACCCCGGGCGAGTCGCCGGTGCTCGGCCGGCTGGCCGCGTACGTGCGGGACAAGCGCATCCCGCTGGAGCTCTGCCCGTCGTCGAACGTGCAGACCGGGGCGGCGGCGTCGATCGCCGACCACCCGATCGGGCTGCTCCGGGACCTGCGCTTCCGGGTGACCGTCAACACCGACAACCGGCTGATGAGCGGCACCTCGATGTCCCGGGAGATGGCGCTGCTGGTGGACGCCTTCGGCTACGGCTGGAAGGAACTCCAGTGGTTCACCATCAACGCGATGAAGAGCGCCTTCATCCCGTTCGACGAGCGGCTGCGGATCATCGACGAGGTGATCAAGCCGGCGTACGCCAAGCTGCTCGGCTGA